The Sesamum indicum cultivar Zhongzhi No. 13 linkage group LG1, S_indicum_v1.0, whole genome shotgun sequence genome includes a window with the following:
- the LOC105165919 gene encoding endoribonuclease Dicer homolog 3a isoform X3: MGSAEKAKPNPLKRSFESLISSQSEPMDSEVSFIPRDYQLKVYEVAMRRNTIAVLETGAGKTMIAVMMIKEIGKSLKNDNGGKKLIVFLAPTVHLVHQQYKEIKSRTELDVEEYYGARGVDEWSAKNWEKEINEHDVLVMTPQILLDALRKAYLSFTVCCFLILDECHRATGNHPYARIMKEFYHISTERPKIFGMTASPVIRKGVSCAIDSEEQIRELETLLDSQVYTVEDSIGLGECIPSATITCRFYDPIQPPNLEMKVKLESSFSKFDAILLDFQKLLPSQYKDTDDIYKLLRDRLANDHSKILFCLENLGLLCAYEAVKVCLENTPKIQEECQVYKESVGQYENFLREVMSIMEGPDEQKKLLDGVRGGSDALATGQISSKLHELLEIFRSFGKETEVLCIIFVERIIAAKVIERLMKKTTDLSHFNVSYLTGSNSSAGGLTPKVQTEILKSFRHGKVNLLFSTDVVEEGIHVAKCSSVIRFDLPQTVRSYVQSRGRARQKDSQYIIMLERGNTKQIDHMSYITRSENYMKNTTMKRDPDDLVVKAPVTNEELAYVSESTGASVTASSSLSLIQRYCQKLPGDKYFIPKPKFEQLVEGSLYRCKLILPLNAAFQTIIGPEARNFHVAKQLVCLDACKKLHVMGALNDHLLPSNEDSSQNDSTSNIKVLASGAGTTKRKELHGSISIRMLSGTWGDDGAIFHAYRIDFSCNIAEQKYSSFVLLLASKLDDDVGNIEVELYLLSKFVRAFVSSCGEIHLDSQQVAKAKCFQELIFNGLFGKLFFKSSGVRKFLFQTEESLWDPSNMYLLLPLSEETATERPLKINWMGIESCVSAVKFLKRNAWLNFQHPEAIKDKSFPPASGSVMTKFNSDIIHLANISAYADGLKEMVVVAIHTGRIYSILYAVAGTSAESPFEGDTDASYSSFADYYNKKYGIVLKYPEQPLLLLKQSHNSHNLLVDFRNEGASLKNKSKDLREKVVGKPQQHAHMPPELLVSTDIRTDVLKPFYLLPSLMHRMESLMLSSQLREEISSRAGHFEISSSLILEALTTLRCNETFSMERLELLGDSVLKYAVSCHLFLKYPKKHEGQLSSHRSRIVSNSALHKLGTNCKLQEYIRDCAFDPRRWTAPGQRSIWPSPCRHGLDSMEVPLDSKFFSEDAKLLLGKTCDRGHRWMGSKTISDCVEALIGAYYVGGGLTAALSLMKWLGVEAEVELSLIDDAIRVASLYSYAPKAEDIFILESKLGYIFSTKGLLLEAITHATEPDQGVRYCYQRLEFLGDAVLDILITLHLYENHKNVDPGDLTDLRSASVNNDNFAIAAVKRNLHSHLQHGSFYLESQISEFVKHVADMSTTVLTPDTKGPKVLGDLVESIAGAILIDSSLNLDKVWKVFKPLLSPIVTPDKLELPPSRELMELCDSLGYFIKEHFAADGDIVRAELKLQLEDVLLEAQGSGPNRKASKGMAALCLLKELELRGITSSKRRKTDTDNVDNSPSPRSDDNIRSQPDGEASGSATEKPKPPELQPDINGDLLKRACSARAHDSKTADVLAGTMNTHTQEEFDSSMCAAHHIMSEDVVEFLSRL; the protein is encoded by the exons ATGGGATCCGCAGAGAAAGCAAAGCCAAACCCATTGAAGAGAAGCTTTGAGTCCTTGATTTCTTCGCAGAGTGAACCCATGGATTCAGAAGTTTCATTCATACCCAGAGA CTACCAATTGAAGGTTTATGAGGTGGCAATGAGGAGGAACACTATCGCAGTGCTGGAGACTGGGGCTGGAAAAACTATGATAGCAGTCATGATGATTAAAGAAATCGGGAAATCTTTGAAAAATGACAATGGTGGTAAAAAATTGATCGTTTTCTTGGCTCCCACTGTTCATCTTGTTCACCAG CAatataaggagataaaatCTCGCACAGAGCTTGATGTGGAGGAATACTATGGAGCTAGAGGGGTTGATGAATGGAGTGCCAAGAACTGGGAGAAGGAAATCAATGAGCATGAT GTTTTGGTCATGACTCctcaaattttattggatGCTTTGCGGAAGGCATACTTAAGTTTCACAGTATGTTGCTTTCTGATCCTGGATGAATGCCATCGAGCTACTGGAAACCATCCCTATGCAAGAATAATGAAG gaattttatcatatatctACAGAAAGACCCAAGATATTTGGGATGACTGCCTCCCCAGTGATCAGGAAAG GGGTGTCATGTGCTATAGACTCTGAGGAGCAAATACGGGAGCTTGAAACTCTGTTGGATTCCCAG GTTTATACAGTAGAGGACAGCATTGGTCTTGGGGAATGTATCCCATCAGCAACAATTACATGCAGATTTTATGATCCAATTCAACCTCCCAATTTGGAAATGAAAGTGAAATTAGAATCTTCATTTTCTAAG TTTGATGCCATTTTGCTTGACTTCCAAAAGTTGCTGCCAAGCCAGTACAAAGATACGGATGATATATACAAGTTGCTGCGGGATAGACTGGCCAATgatcattcaaaaattttattttgcctTGAAAATCTCGGGCTTCTGTGTGCTTATGAG GCTGTTAAAGTCTGCCTAGAAAATACTCCTAAGATTCAAGAAGAATGCCAGGTTTATAAGGAAAGTGTTGGGCAATACGAGAATTTTCTTCGGGAGGTTATGTCAATAATGGAAGGACCTGATG AGCAGAAGAAGCTTCTGGATGGTGTGCGTGGTGGATCAGATGCGTTAGCTACTGGCCAAATATCTTCAAAGCTACATGAACTCCTTGAAATTTTTAGATCATTTGG GAAAGAGACAGAGGTCCTTTGTATCATATTTGTTGAACGAATAATTGCTGCTAAAGTAATTGAAAGATTGATGAAGAAGACTACTGACTTGTCACATTTTAACGTATCATATTTGACTGGAAGTAACTCTTCTGCTGGTGGACTTACACCAAAAGTACAGactgaaattttgaaatcatttcGTCATGGAAAG GTCaatcttttgttttctacTGATGTGGTTGAGGAGGGAATTCATGTGGCCAAATGTTCCTCTGTAATTCGCTTTGATCTACCACAAACTGTTCGTAGTTATGTACAATCGAGGGGACGAGCTCGTCAGAAAGATTCTCAATACATCATCATGCTTGAAAG AGGAAACACAAAGCAAATAGATCACATGTCATACATTACTAGGAGCGagaattatatgaaaaatacaacCATGAAGAGAGACCCTGATGACCTTGTGGTAAAAGCTCCAGTTACCAATGAAGAACTTGCATATGTCTCAGAGTCGACTGGGGCATCAGTAACTGCCAGTTCCAGCCTAAGCCTTATACAAAGATATTGCCAAAAACTCCCTGGAGACAA GTACTTTATTCCGAAGCCAAAATTTGAGCAGTTGGTGGAAGGGAGCTTGTATAGGTGTAAACTGATTCTACCTCTTAATGCAGCTTTTCAGACTATCATTGGTCCTGAAGCTCGCAACTTTCATGTAGCTAAGCAGCTTGTTTGCTTGGATGCATGTAAGAAGTTGCATGTAATGGGGGCTCTTAACGATCATCTACTTCCCTCCAATGAAGACTCTTCACAGAATGATTCCACCTCAAACATCAAAGTATTAGCTTCTGGAGCAG GAACAACAAAGAGAAAGGAATTACATGGTTCCATTAGCATCCGCATGCTGTCCGGAACTTGGGGAGATGATGGTGCCATTTTTCATGCATACAGAATCGACTTTTCTTGCAACATTGCTGAACAAAAGTATTCCAGTTTTGTACTTTTATTGGCATCAAAGTTAGACGATGATGTGGGGAATATTGAAGTGGAGCTGTACTTGTTATCAAAGTTTGTCAGAGCTTTTGTTTCATCATGTGGGGAAATACATCTGGATTCTCAGCAG GTGGCAAAAGCAAAATGCTTTCAAGAACTGATATTTAATGGTTTGTTTGGGAAATTGTTTTTCAAATCATCAGGAgtaagaaaatttttatttcaaacagAGGAATCATTATGGGATCCGTCAAATATGTATTTACTCTTACCCTTGTCAGAGGAAACAGCTACTGAGAGACCATTGAAGATTAATTGGATGGGAATTGAGTCTTGTGTTTCAGCAGTGAAGTTTCTGAAAAGGAATGCTTGGTTAAATTTTCAGCACCCTGAAGCAATAAAAGATAAGTCATTCCCTCCTGCAAGTGGTTCAGTTATGACTAAATTCAATAGCGATATCATTCACTTGGCCAATATATCTGCATATGCGGATGGCCTCAAGGAAATGGTGGTTGTAGCCATTCATACTGGCAGAATTTATTCGATTCTGTATGCTGTTGCTGGTACATCTGCAGAAAGCCCATTTGAAGGGGATACTGATGCGAGTTATTCATCCTTCGCagattattacaataaaaa GTATGGCATTGTTCTAAAGTATCCAGAGCAGCCTTTGTTGCTTCTGAAGCAAAGTCATAATTCGCACAATCTTCTTGTGGACTTTAGAAACGAAG GTGCTTCattaaagaataaatcaaAAGATCTTCGAGAAAAGGTTGTGGGAAAGCCACAACAACATGCCCACATGCCACCGGAGCTTCTAGTTAGCACTGATATCAGAACAGATGTCTTGAAGCCGTTCTACCTGCTACCTTCCCTAATGCACCGGATGGAGTCTCTTATGTTGTCCAGTCAGCTTAGGGAAGAAATTTCTAGTCGTGCTGGCCATTTCGAAATATCAAGCTCTTTA ATTTTGGAAGCTCTCACTACTCTAAGATGTAATGAAACTTTCTCCATGGAGCGATTGGAATTGCTTGGAGATTCAGTTTTAAAGTATGCTGTAAGCTGCCACCTCTTTCTTAAGTATCCCAAGAAGCATGAAGGACAATTGTCTTCTCATCGTTCCAGGATTGTTTCCAACTCAGCTCTCCATAAATTGGGAACCAATTGCAAGTTGCAG GAATACATAAGAGATTGTGCATTTGATCCACGGCGATGGACTGCTCCAGGACAGCGTTCCATATGGCCTTCTCCGTGCCGCCACGGATTGGATAGCATGGAAGTCCCGTTGGACAGCAAATTTTTCAGTGAAGACGCAAAACTATTGCTTGGAAAAACCTGTGATAGAGGTCACCGGTGGATGGGTTCCAAAACCATATCTGATTGCGTTGAAGCTCTAATTGGGGCGTACTATGTCGGTGGTGGATTGACTGCTGCCCTTAGTTTGATGAAGTGGCTTGGTGTGGAGGCTGAAGTTGAGCTTTCGTTGATAGATGATGCTATTAGAGTGGCTTCTCTATATTCTTATGCTCCAAAAGCTGAGGATATCTTCATTCTAGAGTCGAAGCTTGGGTATATATTCTCCACCAAAGGATTATTGCTTGAGGCCATTACACATGCAACTGAACCTGATCAAGGTGTTCGCTACTGTTACCAG CGGCTTGAATTTCTTGGTGATGCTGTGCTGGATATACTTATTACATTGCATCTTTATGAAAATCATAAGAATGTTGATCCAGGGGATTTGACAGACTTGCGTTCTGCATCTGTTAACAATGACAATTTTGCAATTGCTGCTGTGAAACGGAACCTTCACTCGCACCTTCAGCATGGCTCTTTCTATCTTGAAAGTCAAATATCAGAATTTGTTAAGCATGTAGCTGATATGAGCACCACGGTATTGACACCAGATACTAAAGGTCCCAAG GTACTTGGGGACTTGGTGGAAAGCATAGCCGGGGCAATACTAATTGATTCTAGTCTTAATTTGGATAAAGTTTGGAAAGTGTTTAAACCACTGTTATCACCGATTGTGACTCCTGATAAGCTCGAACTTCCTCCTTCACGTGAACTGATGGAATTATGCGACTCTCTCGGTTACTTCATCAAAGAGCATTTTGCTGCAGATGGAGATATCGTGCGAGCAGAACTTAAGCTACAGCTTGAAGATGTTCTCTTAGAAGCTCAGGGTTCTGGACCTAACAGGAAAGCTTCGAAGGGAATGGCAGCTCTTTGTTTACTGAAGGAATTAGAG TTGAGAGGGATTACATCTTCCAAACGGAGAAAAACTGATACAGATAATGTTGACAACTCGCCCTCCCCAAGGTCAGATGATAATATCCGCAGCCAGCCAGATGGTGAAGCTTCTGGATCAGCAACTGAAAAGCCGAAGCCACCTGAATTGCAGCCCGACATAAATGGAGATCTATTGAAGAGAGCTTGCTCTGCTAGAGCCCATGATTCGAAGACCGCTGACGTCCTAG CTGGTACAatgaacacacacacacaagaagAGTTCGATTCAAGCATGTGCGCTGCTCATCATATTATGTCTGAGGACGTCGTAGAATTTCTTTCAaggttgtaa
- the LOC105165919 gene encoding endoribonuclease Dicer homolog 3a isoform X4 codes for MGSAEKAKPNPLKRSFESLISSQSEPMDSEVSFIPRDYQLKVYEVAMRRNTIAVLETGAGKTMIAVMMIKEIGKSLKNDNGGKKLIVFLAPTVHLVHQQYKEIKSRTELDVEEYYGARGVDEWSAKNWEKEINEHDVLVMTPQILLDALRKAYLSFTVCCFLILDECHRATGNHPYARIMKEFYHISTERPKIFGMTASPVIRKGVSCAIDSEEQIRELETLLDSQVYTVEDSIGLGECIPSATITCRFYDPIQPPNLEMKVKLESSFSKFDAILLDFQKLLPSQYKDTDDIYKLLRDRLANDHSKILFCLENLGLLCAYEAVKVCLENTPKIQEECQVYKESVGQYENFLREVMSIMEGPDEQKKLLDGVRGGSDALATGQISSKLHELLEIFRSFGKETEVLCIIFVERIIAAKVIERLMKKTTDLSHFNVSYLTGSNSSAGGLTPKVQTEILKSFRHGKVNLLFSTDVVEEGIHVAKCSSVIRFDLPQTVRSYVQSRGRARQKDSQYIIMLERGNTKQIDHMSYITRSENYMKNTTMKRDPDDLVVKAPVTNEELAYVSESTGASVTASSSLSLIQRYCQKLPGDKYFIPKPKFEQLVEGSLYRCKLILPLNAAFQTIIGPEARNFHVAKQLVCLDACKKLHVMGALNDHLLPSNEDSSQNDSTSNIKVLASGAGTTKRKELHGSISIRMLSGTWGDDGAIFHAYRIDFSCNIAEQKYSSFVLLLASKLDDDVGNIEVELYLLSKFVRAFVSSCGEIHLDSQQVAKAKCFQELIFNGLFGKLFFKSSGVRKFLFQTEESLWDPSNMYLLLPLSEETATERPLKINWMGIESCVSAVKFLKRNAWLNFQHPEAIKDKSFPPASGSVMTKFNSDIIHLANISAYADGLKEMVVVAIHTGRIYSILYAVAGTSAESPFEGDTDASYSSFADYYNKKYGIVLKYPEQPLLLLKQSHNSHNLLVDFRNEGASLKNKSKDLREKVVGKPQQHAHMPPELLVSTDIRTDVLKPFYLLPSLMHRMESLMLSSQLREEISSRAGHFEISSSLILEALTTLRCNETFSMERLELLGDSVLKYAVSCHLFLKYPKKHEGQLSSHRSRIVSNSALHKLGTNCKLQEYIRDCAFDPRRWTAPGQRSIWPSPCRHGLDSMEVPLDSKFFSEDAKLLLGKTCDRGHRWMGSKTISDCVEALIGAYYVGGGLTAALSLMKWLGVEAEVELSLIDDAIRVASLYSYAPKAEDIFILESKLGYIFSTKGLLLEAITHATEPDQGVRYCYQRLEFLGDAVLDILITLHLYENHKNVDPGDLTDLRSASVNNDNFAIAAVKRNLHSHLQHGSFYLESQISEFVKHVADMSTTVLTPDTKGPKVLGDLVESIAGAILIDSSLNLDKVWKVFKPLLSPIVTPDKLELPPSRELMELCDSLGYFIKEHFAADGDIVRAELKLQLEDVLLEAQGSGPNRKASKGMAALCLLKELELRGITSSKRRKTDTDNVDNSPSPRSDDNIRSQPDGEASGSATEKPKPPELQPDINGDLLKRACSARAHDSKTADVLVTRFKCDMDFCPFSHLQLVQ; via the exons ATGGGATCCGCAGAGAAAGCAAAGCCAAACCCATTGAAGAGAAGCTTTGAGTCCTTGATTTCTTCGCAGAGTGAACCCATGGATTCAGAAGTTTCATTCATACCCAGAGA CTACCAATTGAAGGTTTATGAGGTGGCAATGAGGAGGAACACTATCGCAGTGCTGGAGACTGGGGCTGGAAAAACTATGATAGCAGTCATGATGATTAAAGAAATCGGGAAATCTTTGAAAAATGACAATGGTGGTAAAAAATTGATCGTTTTCTTGGCTCCCACTGTTCATCTTGTTCACCAG CAatataaggagataaaatCTCGCACAGAGCTTGATGTGGAGGAATACTATGGAGCTAGAGGGGTTGATGAATGGAGTGCCAAGAACTGGGAGAAGGAAATCAATGAGCATGAT GTTTTGGTCATGACTCctcaaattttattggatGCTTTGCGGAAGGCATACTTAAGTTTCACAGTATGTTGCTTTCTGATCCTGGATGAATGCCATCGAGCTACTGGAAACCATCCCTATGCAAGAATAATGAAG gaattttatcatatatctACAGAAAGACCCAAGATATTTGGGATGACTGCCTCCCCAGTGATCAGGAAAG GGGTGTCATGTGCTATAGACTCTGAGGAGCAAATACGGGAGCTTGAAACTCTGTTGGATTCCCAG GTTTATACAGTAGAGGACAGCATTGGTCTTGGGGAATGTATCCCATCAGCAACAATTACATGCAGATTTTATGATCCAATTCAACCTCCCAATTTGGAAATGAAAGTGAAATTAGAATCTTCATTTTCTAAG TTTGATGCCATTTTGCTTGACTTCCAAAAGTTGCTGCCAAGCCAGTACAAAGATACGGATGATATATACAAGTTGCTGCGGGATAGACTGGCCAATgatcattcaaaaattttattttgcctTGAAAATCTCGGGCTTCTGTGTGCTTATGAG GCTGTTAAAGTCTGCCTAGAAAATACTCCTAAGATTCAAGAAGAATGCCAGGTTTATAAGGAAAGTGTTGGGCAATACGAGAATTTTCTTCGGGAGGTTATGTCAATAATGGAAGGACCTGATG AGCAGAAGAAGCTTCTGGATGGTGTGCGTGGTGGATCAGATGCGTTAGCTACTGGCCAAATATCTTCAAAGCTACATGAACTCCTTGAAATTTTTAGATCATTTGG GAAAGAGACAGAGGTCCTTTGTATCATATTTGTTGAACGAATAATTGCTGCTAAAGTAATTGAAAGATTGATGAAGAAGACTACTGACTTGTCACATTTTAACGTATCATATTTGACTGGAAGTAACTCTTCTGCTGGTGGACTTACACCAAAAGTACAGactgaaattttgaaatcatttcGTCATGGAAAG GTCaatcttttgttttctacTGATGTGGTTGAGGAGGGAATTCATGTGGCCAAATGTTCCTCTGTAATTCGCTTTGATCTACCACAAACTGTTCGTAGTTATGTACAATCGAGGGGACGAGCTCGTCAGAAAGATTCTCAATACATCATCATGCTTGAAAG AGGAAACACAAAGCAAATAGATCACATGTCATACATTACTAGGAGCGagaattatatgaaaaatacaacCATGAAGAGAGACCCTGATGACCTTGTGGTAAAAGCTCCAGTTACCAATGAAGAACTTGCATATGTCTCAGAGTCGACTGGGGCATCAGTAACTGCCAGTTCCAGCCTAAGCCTTATACAAAGATATTGCCAAAAACTCCCTGGAGACAA GTACTTTATTCCGAAGCCAAAATTTGAGCAGTTGGTGGAAGGGAGCTTGTATAGGTGTAAACTGATTCTACCTCTTAATGCAGCTTTTCAGACTATCATTGGTCCTGAAGCTCGCAACTTTCATGTAGCTAAGCAGCTTGTTTGCTTGGATGCATGTAAGAAGTTGCATGTAATGGGGGCTCTTAACGATCATCTACTTCCCTCCAATGAAGACTCTTCACAGAATGATTCCACCTCAAACATCAAAGTATTAGCTTCTGGAGCAG GAACAACAAAGAGAAAGGAATTACATGGTTCCATTAGCATCCGCATGCTGTCCGGAACTTGGGGAGATGATGGTGCCATTTTTCATGCATACAGAATCGACTTTTCTTGCAACATTGCTGAACAAAAGTATTCCAGTTTTGTACTTTTATTGGCATCAAAGTTAGACGATGATGTGGGGAATATTGAAGTGGAGCTGTACTTGTTATCAAAGTTTGTCAGAGCTTTTGTTTCATCATGTGGGGAAATACATCTGGATTCTCAGCAG GTGGCAAAAGCAAAATGCTTTCAAGAACTGATATTTAATGGTTTGTTTGGGAAATTGTTTTTCAAATCATCAGGAgtaagaaaatttttatttcaaacagAGGAATCATTATGGGATCCGTCAAATATGTATTTACTCTTACCCTTGTCAGAGGAAACAGCTACTGAGAGACCATTGAAGATTAATTGGATGGGAATTGAGTCTTGTGTTTCAGCAGTGAAGTTTCTGAAAAGGAATGCTTGGTTAAATTTTCAGCACCCTGAAGCAATAAAAGATAAGTCATTCCCTCCTGCAAGTGGTTCAGTTATGACTAAATTCAATAGCGATATCATTCACTTGGCCAATATATCTGCATATGCGGATGGCCTCAAGGAAATGGTGGTTGTAGCCATTCATACTGGCAGAATTTATTCGATTCTGTATGCTGTTGCTGGTACATCTGCAGAAAGCCCATTTGAAGGGGATACTGATGCGAGTTATTCATCCTTCGCagattattacaataaaaa GTATGGCATTGTTCTAAAGTATCCAGAGCAGCCTTTGTTGCTTCTGAAGCAAAGTCATAATTCGCACAATCTTCTTGTGGACTTTAGAAACGAAG GTGCTTCattaaagaataaatcaaAAGATCTTCGAGAAAAGGTTGTGGGAAAGCCACAACAACATGCCCACATGCCACCGGAGCTTCTAGTTAGCACTGATATCAGAACAGATGTCTTGAAGCCGTTCTACCTGCTACCTTCCCTAATGCACCGGATGGAGTCTCTTATGTTGTCCAGTCAGCTTAGGGAAGAAATTTCTAGTCGTGCTGGCCATTTCGAAATATCAAGCTCTTTA ATTTTGGAAGCTCTCACTACTCTAAGATGTAATGAAACTTTCTCCATGGAGCGATTGGAATTGCTTGGAGATTCAGTTTTAAAGTATGCTGTAAGCTGCCACCTCTTTCTTAAGTATCCCAAGAAGCATGAAGGACAATTGTCTTCTCATCGTTCCAGGATTGTTTCCAACTCAGCTCTCCATAAATTGGGAACCAATTGCAAGTTGCAG GAATACATAAGAGATTGTGCATTTGATCCACGGCGATGGACTGCTCCAGGACAGCGTTCCATATGGCCTTCTCCGTGCCGCCACGGATTGGATAGCATGGAAGTCCCGTTGGACAGCAAATTTTTCAGTGAAGACGCAAAACTATTGCTTGGAAAAACCTGTGATAGAGGTCACCGGTGGATGGGTTCCAAAACCATATCTGATTGCGTTGAAGCTCTAATTGGGGCGTACTATGTCGGTGGTGGATTGACTGCTGCCCTTAGTTTGATGAAGTGGCTTGGTGTGGAGGCTGAAGTTGAGCTTTCGTTGATAGATGATGCTATTAGAGTGGCTTCTCTATATTCTTATGCTCCAAAAGCTGAGGATATCTTCATTCTAGAGTCGAAGCTTGGGTATATATTCTCCACCAAAGGATTATTGCTTGAGGCCATTACACATGCAACTGAACCTGATCAAGGTGTTCGCTACTGTTACCAG CGGCTTGAATTTCTTGGTGATGCTGTGCTGGATATACTTATTACATTGCATCTTTATGAAAATCATAAGAATGTTGATCCAGGGGATTTGACAGACTTGCGTTCTGCATCTGTTAACAATGACAATTTTGCAATTGCTGCTGTGAAACGGAACCTTCACTCGCACCTTCAGCATGGCTCTTTCTATCTTGAAAGTCAAATATCAGAATTTGTTAAGCATGTAGCTGATATGAGCACCACGGTATTGACACCAGATACTAAAGGTCCCAAG GTACTTGGGGACTTGGTGGAAAGCATAGCCGGGGCAATACTAATTGATTCTAGTCTTAATTTGGATAAAGTTTGGAAAGTGTTTAAACCACTGTTATCACCGATTGTGACTCCTGATAAGCTCGAACTTCCTCCTTCACGTGAACTGATGGAATTATGCGACTCTCTCGGTTACTTCATCAAAGAGCATTTTGCTGCAGATGGAGATATCGTGCGAGCAGAACTTAAGCTACAGCTTGAAGATGTTCTCTTAGAAGCTCAGGGTTCTGGACCTAACAGGAAAGCTTCGAAGGGAATGGCAGCTCTTTGTTTACTGAAGGAATTAGAG TTGAGAGGGATTACATCTTCCAAACGGAGAAAAACTGATACAGATAATGTTGACAACTCGCCCTCCCCAAGGTCAGATGATAATATCCGCAGCCAGCCAGATGGTGAAGCTTCTGGATCAGCAACTGAAAAGCCGAAGCCACCTGAATTGCAGCCCGACATAAATGGAGATCTATTGAAGAGAGCTTGCTCTGCTAGAGCCCATGATTCGAAGACCGCTGACGTCCTAG TAACTAGGTTCAAATGTGACATGGATTTCTGTCCTTTTTCTCACCTCCAGCTGGTACAatga